In Prunus dulcis chromosome 2, ALMONDv2, whole genome shotgun sequence, a single genomic region encodes these proteins:
- the LOC117618249 gene encoding uncharacterized protein LOC117618249, with product MEDPNPAQPTVTQIANPPNSEEALAPQPPPSSLPPKTKKRPLDNDAHISNSSYFKVRAVLKEIRPHFLEVLRTPDFRLCKAANDIQEQVKLLMELYKQMTAEAVSTARCKNVPEGQPLSGEKSQDTRASGKPSENKFPSGISSEKAEDGQIQGTYVVGGSAFGWNFITFLGSDPVYCGITKESFRANGSKVTVT from the exons ATGGAAGATCCCAACCCAGCCCAGCCCACAGTCACGCAAATCGCGAACCCCCCAAACTCTGAAGAAGCTCTCGCTCCACAGCCTCCCCCGTCTTCTCTTCCTCCCAAGACCAAGAAGAGACCCCTTGACAATGATGCCCATATCTCCAACTCCAGCTACTTCAAGGTTCGCGCCGTCCTCAAGGAGATTCGTCCTCATTTTCTTGAG GTTCTCCGGACCCCTGACTTTCGATTATGCAAGGCGGCCAATGACATCCAAGAAC AAGTGAAGCTTCTGATGGAACTATACAAACAGATGACAGCAGAAGCAGTTTCCACAGCAAGATGTAAGAATGTGCCGGAAGGCCAGCCTTTATCAGGTGAAAAGTCCCAAGATACTAGAGCTTCTGGAAAACcatcagaaaataaatttcCGTCAGGTATATCCAGCGAGAAGGCTGAAGATGGTCAAATTCAAGGGACATATGTTGTTGGAGGTTCAGCTTTTGGCTGGAATTTCATCACCTTTTTAGGCAGTGACCCAGTCTACTGTGGGATAACAAAGGAGTCATTTCGAGCTAATGGGAGCAAAGTAACAGTAACATAA
- the LOC117618250 gene encoding uncharacterized protein LOC117618250 has protein sequence MNSQTDKLVRRTTMVATATAAYFLLTADYGSEPNALDPVKRAIQSAESSVKDFIFGAKRQPEKEIEKLAPNSAKEHP, from the exons ATGAACTCACAAACTGATAAGCTGGTGAGGAGGACAACTATGGTGGCCACCGCTACTGCTGCCTATTTCCTCTTGACTGCTGATTATGGCTCTGAGCCCAATGCTCTCGACCCT GTTAAGAGGGCGATACAGTCTGCTGAAAGTTCTGTGAAAGACTTCATCTTTGGAGCAAAGAGGCAacctgaaaaagaaattgaaaagttgGCCCCAAACAGTGCTAAGGAACATCCTTAG
- the LOC117618248 gene encoding UPF0187 protein At3g61320, chloroplastic-like, which translates to MLIQPVNPIKPTTNISLSSKYSTPNTFPTLPSKPKTLKFKVLCCSPSPTPNPNPNPPSSSSSSSSPIQAVISILQIIPDWADSIKERGFRQNRTLYDHEKWVHHRSSYRHLRHFLTSLSSRVILSLIPPVIAFTLVAVVIASYNSAVSLNWLPGFFPVLRSSTLPYQLTAPALALLLVFRTEASYSRFEEGRKAWTKVIAGANDFARQIISAVENSGDAQLKKALLQYIVAFPVALKCHVVYGSDIRQDLQNLLELDDLLVVLNSKHRPSCIIEFISQSLRLLNLEDSRRIMLQSKISCFHEGIGVCEQLIGTPIPLSYTRLTSRFLVLWHLTLPIILWDDCHWIVVPATFISAASLFCIEEVGVLIEEPFPMLALDDLCNSVQTNVSEALAREKLIQARLAAKGKIQPEQQFQNGQPKS; encoded by the exons ATGCTGATACAACCCGTAAACCCCATCAAACCCACCACcaacatctctctctcatccaaATACTCTACCCCAAACACTTTTCCAACCCTTCCCTCCAAACCTAAAACCCTCAAGTTCAAAGTCCTCTGCTGCTCACCCTCCCCAAccccaaacccaaacccaaacccaccatcatcatcatcttcatcttcctctccAATACAAGCCGTAATCTCAATACTCCAGATCATACCCGACTGGGCAGACAGCATAAAAGAGCGTGGCTTCAGACAGAACAGAACCCTTTACGACCATGAGAAATGGGTTCATCACAGAAGCTCTTACCGCCATCTCCGGCACTTTCTTACGAGCCTTTCGTCAAGGGTAATCTTGTCTTTGATACCACCAGTCATTGCTTTTACTTTAGTGGCAGTGGTGATTGCGAGCTACAATTCAGCGGTTTCATTGAATTGGCTTCCGGGGTTTTTTCCGGTGTTGAGGTCCTCAACTTTGCCGTACCAGCTGACAGCACCGGCATTGGCGCTGTTGTTGGTGTTCAGGACAGAGGCTTCTTATTCAAGGTTTGAAGAAGGGAGGAAGGCTTGGACTAAGGTGATTGCAGGGGCTAATGATTTCGCAAGGCAGATCATTTCCGCGGTTGAAAATTCAGGTGATGCACAGCTGAAGAAGGCACTTTTGCAGTATATTGTGGCCTTTCCTGTTGCACTGAAG TGTCATGTCGTTTATGGCTCAGATATCAGACAGGACCTCCAAAATTTGCTTGAATTAGATGATCTGTTAGTTGTTTTGAATTCAAAACATCGACCCAGCTGCATTATTGAGTTCATCTCCCAGAGCCTTCGATTGCTAAATTTGGAGGACTCAAGGAGAATTATGTTG CAATCAAAAATCTCTTGTTTCCATGAAGGGATTGGTGTATGCGAACAACTAATTGGTACTCCCATCCCCCTCTCATATACGCGCTTGACTTCAAGGTTTCTAGTTCTCTGGCATCTCACTCTCCCTATCATACTTTGGGATGACTGCCACTGGATTGTGGTTCCTGCTACTTTTATTAGTGCTGCTTCTCTGTTCTGCATTGAAGAA GTGGGTGTTCTTATTGAGGAGCCATTTCCAATGCTTGCCCTTGATGACCTTTGTAATTCAGTTCAAACCAACGTAAGTGAGGCTCTTGCTAGAGAAAAACTAATTCAAGCGCGGCTTGCTGCAAAAGGAAAGATCCAGCCTGAGCAGCAGTTTCAAAATGGTCAGCCTAAGTCTTAG